One segment of Sandaracinaceae bacterium DNA contains the following:
- the ligD gene encoding non-homologous end-joining DNA ligase, producing the protein MGEPLREYAAKRDFTKTSEPAGETEPSDGAPVFVVQRHDASRLHYDFRLEHGGVLWSWAVPKGPSADPKDKRLAVRTEDHPLSYATFEGVIPSGQYGGGPVQLWDTGTWAPLSDPDEGMERGRLRFELNGERLKGRWTLVKTKRGDWLLIKGRDAHAVDGGPPLVDRFTTSVETGRTVEAIQRGSERPDPAEIEGARRRARVDVKPQLATRIDAPPRGDAWIHELKLDGYRVLARLDRGEVKLTTRKGLDWTAKAPSIAAALAKLDVDDAWVDGELVVFGADGTTDFGALQRALSEGRADALRYVAFDLLTLDGYDLRGARLDARRALLATVIGEGMDPLRFSEAFEDGAALHREACALGAEGVVSKRRDAIYEGKRTRSWRKARCSAELTRPIVGFTEPSGARVGLGALVLGRWDEGALRYAGKVGTGFDRATLKRLRAQLEPLETDAPPVEDAPRLKGVRWVSPTLSARVKAKEETRAGRLRHPVFVALEEREAPRVTLTNPDRVLFDGVGLEKRELAAYYEAVAPRMLPRVAGRPLMLVRAPRGIDGPRFHQKHRMQGAPDALRAAEVGDDEPHVRVDDVEGLRALAQISALEIHVWGARADAVEQPERIVIDLDPDEAVGFDAVLGAAHDVRGMLEGLGLTAFCLATGGKGLHVVAPLLPSAGWRRTKAFCKAVAESLVQEHPDRYVATSSKRARRGKIFVDYLRNGRGATAIAPYSTRASADAPVALPVAWDDLERGPRRTLLEALESLERPDPWDGYDAARRPLP; encoded by the coding sequence ATGGGCGAGCCCCTGCGCGAGTACGCGGCCAAGCGCGACTTCACCAAGACCTCCGAGCCGGCCGGCGAGACCGAGCCGAGCGATGGGGCGCCGGTCTTCGTCGTGCAGCGGCACGACGCCTCTCGCCTGCACTACGACTTTCGCCTGGAGCATGGCGGCGTGCTCTGGAGCTGGGCCGTGCCGAAGGGCCCGAGCGCGGACCCGAAGGACAAGCGGCTCGCGGTCCGCACCGAAGATCACCCGCTCTCGTATGCGACGTTCGAGGGCGTGATCCCGAGCGGGCAGTACGGCGGCGGCCCGGTGCAGCTCTGGGACACCGGCACCTGGGCGCCGCTGAGCGACCCCGACGAGGGGATGGAGCGAGGCCGCCTCCGCTTCGAGCTGAACGGCGAGCGCCTGAAGGGCCGCTGGACGCTGGTGAAGACGAAGCGCGGCGACTGGCTGCTCATCAAGGGTCGCGACGCGCACGCCGTCGACGGTGGACCTCCGCTGGTCGACCGCTTCACGACGAGCGTGGAGACCGGCCGCACGGTCGAGGCGATCCAGCGCGGGTCGGAGCGCCCCGATCCGGCCGAGATCGAAGGCGCGAGGAGACGCGCGCGGGTGGACGTGAAGCCGCAGCTGGCGACCCGCATCGACGCGCCGCCGAGAGGGGACGCGTGGATCCACGAGCTGAAGCTCGACGGCTACCGCGTGCTCGCGCGCCTGGACCGGGGCGAGGTGAAACTGACGACGCGCAAGGGGCTGGACTGGACGGCGAAGGCGCCCTCGATCGCGGCCGCGCTCGCGAAGCTCGACGTCGACGACGCGTGGGTCGACGGGGAGCTGGTCGTGTTCGGCGCCGACGGCACGACCGACTTCGGGGCGCTCCAGCGCGCGCTCTCCGAAGGACGCGCGGACGCGCTGCGCTACGTGGCGTTCGATCTCCTGACGCTCGACGGATACGACCTCCGCGGGGCGCGGCTCGATGCACGCCGAGCGCTGCTCGCGACCGTGATCGGCGAAGGCATGGACCCGCTCCGCTTCTCCGAGGCCTTCGAGGACGGCGCCGCGCTCCACCGCGAGGCGTGCGCGCTCGGCGCCGAGGGGGTGGTGAGCAAGCGGCGCGATGCGATCTATGAGGGCAAGCGGACTCGCTCCTGGCGCAAGGCGCGCTGCAGCGCCGAGCTGACGCGGCCGATCGTCGGGTTCACGGAGCCTTCGGGCGCGCGCGTGGGGCTCGGGGCGCTCGTGCTCGGGCGCTGGGACGAAGGCGCGCTGCGCTACGCGGGCAAGGTCGGCACCGGCTTCGACCGCGCCACGCTGAAGCGCCTTCGCGCGCAGCTCGAGCCGCTCGAGACGGATGCGCCGCCGGTCGAAGACGCGCCGCGGCTGAAGGGCGTCCGCTGGGTCTCCCCGACGCTGAGCGCGCGTGTGAAGGCCAAGGAAGAGACCCGGGCCGGTCGTCTGCGCCACCCCGTCTTCGTGGCCCTCGAGGAGCGCGAGGCGCCGCGGGTCACGCTCACGAACCCCGACCGCGTGCTCTTCGATGGCGTCGGACTCGAGAAGCGCGAGCTCGCCGCGTACTACGAGGCCGTCGCCCCGCGCATGCTCCCGCGCGTCGCCGGTCGACCGCTGATGCTCGTGCGCGCCCCGCGCGGGATCGACGGCCCGCGTTTCCATCAGAAGCATCGGATGCAGGGCGCGCCCGACGCGCTGCGCGCCGCAGAGGTGGGCGACGACGAGCCACACGTCCGGGTCGACGACGTGGAGGGCCTGCGGGCGCTCGCGCAGATCAGCGCGCTCGAGATCCACGTCTGGGGCGCGCGGGCCGACGCCGTCGAGCAGCCGGAGCGGATCGTCATCGACCTCGACCCCGACGAGGCGGTCGGCTTCGACGCGGTGCTCGGCGCCGCTCACGACGTGCGGGGCATGCTGGAGGGGCTGGGGCTGACCGCGTTCTGCCTCGCCACCGGCGGCAAGGGGCTCCACGTGGTGGCGCCGCTCCTGCCGTCTGCCGGGTGGAGACGCACGAAGGCGTTCTGCAAGGCGGTCGCGGAGTCGCTCGTGCAGGAGCACCCCGACCGGTACGTGGCGACGAGCAGCAAGCGCGCGCGGCGCGGGAAGATCTTCGTCGACTATCTCCGCAACGGACGCGGCGCCACCGCCATCGCTCCCTACTCCACCAGGGCGAGCGCGGACGCCCCGGTCGCCCTCCCGGTCGCCTGGGACGACCTGGAGCGAGGGCCGCGGCGCACCCTGCTCGAAGCGCTGGAGTCGCTCGAGCGGCCCGATCCGTGGGACGGCTACGACGCCGCGCGCCGCCCGCTCCCCTGA
- a CDS encoding potassium transporter TrkG, giving the protein MADRSPTPSAPLPTRSVARQAFALMAPMLAVPGALSLLTLPACLACGWRCVAAFATTFGVSALAYGALRAAFGPADGSIPVPTRMVAVAGGWLTVAAIGMIPFVVIGYGGGAQAGRYADLQNAFFESMSAFTSTGLSMASRPSELPAPLQLWRSLGQWVGGLGMTVFVYVVARPDDDAFGVMRAELSAPVEAEPPDAFRHLLAIYGGLSAFAVALFAGLGMPPWEALNHGLTGIATAGMTVTDDSFRSYPTELKLAGMLVMTLGGISMVSYHLLLFRRRWRELLRRTELRLLVGLLALGGCITALAHLRIAAGGSALDAAFTWTSALTTCGFSAVDVAAYPAPLLLLLGGAMVVGAESGSTSGGIKARRLAWLLEGIVGRVAWESTQEGRQPVYRFDGERVEDAEATRQMQSAAVTTTLWLTLIAGAAVTAQLVSPSGAPFDDVLFDCASALGGVGLSAGWVSSGMPDVSKVGLALLMWMGRLEILAVLVLLLTPLRRRLARRLTRSEE; this is encoded by the coding sequence GTGGCCGACCGAAGTCCCACGCCGAGCGCGCCCCTCCCTACCCGCAGCGTCGCGCGTCAGGCCTTCGCGCTGATGGCGCCGATGCTCGCCGTCCCGGGGGCGCTGTCGCTCTTGACGCTGCCGGCGTGCCTCGCGTGCGGGTGGCGATGCGTCGCCGCCTTCGCCACGACCTTCGGCGTGTCGGCGCTCGCATATGGAGCCCTGCGCGCCGCGTTCGGCCCCGCAGACGGATCCATCCCGGTCCCCACCCGCATGGTGGCGGTCGCCGGCGGCTGGCTGACCGTCGCGGCGATCGGGATGATCCCGTTCGTGGTGATCGGGTACGGCGGCGGCGCCCAGGCGGGCCGCTACGCCGACCTCCAGAACGCGTTCTTCGAGAGCATGTCCGCCTTCACCAGCACGGGGCTGTCGATGGCGTCGCGACCCAGCGAGCTGCCCGCCCCGCTCCAGCTCTGGAGGAGCCTCGGCCAGTGGGTGGGAGGCCTCGGCATGACGGTCTTCGTGTACGTGGTCGCGCGGCCCGACGACGACGCGTTCGGGGTGATGCGCGCCGAGCTCTCGGCGCCCGTGGAGGCCGAGCCACCCGACGCCTTTCGACACCTGCTCGCGATCTACGGCGGCCTGAGCGCGTTCGCCGTCGCCCTCTTCGCGGGGCTGGGCATGCCGCCGTGGGAGGCGCTGAACCACGGCTTGACCGGCATCGCCACCGCCGGCATGACGGTCACCGACGACAGCTTCCGGAGCTATCCTACAGAGCTGAAGCTCGCCGGCATGCTCGTGATGACGCTGGGCGGGATCAGCATGGTCTCCTACCACCTCCTACTCTTCCGAAGGCGATGGCGAGAGCTCCTGCGTCGCACCGAGCTTCGGCTCCTGGTTGGCCTCCTCGCCCTCGGAGGGTGCATCACCGCGCTGGCGCACCTGCGCATCGCCGCCGGCGGCTCCGCGCTGGACGCGGCCTTCACCTGGACCTCGGCGCTGACGACGTGCGGCTTCAGCGCCGTCGACGTCGCCGCCTATCCCGCGCCGCTCCTCCTGCTCCTCGGCGGGGCGATGGTCGTGGGAGCGGAGAGCGGCTCCACCAGCGGGGGCATCAAGGCGCGTCGGCTCGCGTGGCTCCTCGAGGGGATCGTCGGCCGGGTGGCGTGGGAGTCCACCCAGGAGGGTCGTCAGCCGGTCTACCGCTTCGACGGGGAGCGGGTCGAGGACGCCGAGGCGACGCGCCAGATGCAGTCGGCGGCGGTCACGACCACGCTCTGGCTCACGCTGATCGCGGGGGCCGCCGTGACCGCGCAGCTCGTGAGCCCGAGCGGGGCGCCGTTCGACGACGTGCTCTTCGACTGCGCCTCCGCGCTCGGCGGCGTGGGGTTGAGCGCGGGCTGGGTCTCGAGCGGGATGCCCGACGTGAGCAAGGTCGGGCTGGCTCTGCTGATGTGGATGGGGCGGCTCGAGATCCTCGCCGTGCTCGTGCTGTTGCTCACCCCGCTGCGACGCCGGCTCGCGCGCCGCCTGACGCGCTCCGAGGAGTGA
- a CDS encoding FHA domain-containing protein, producing MRARVRVQTADGTETDLAPGDIIGRLPFAALHLADPRVSEAHAMVSLRAGELALLALRRRFGVDGRARSDVVLEPGLEVSIGEGLTLLVVEVALPDEVLALTAPGLPTVPLPPVLSLFGGDPPRVRPRFEGDAAAVIFSQGARFRVRIGGATREIAAGDTLELAGTRFSVVSVPLREAEAARTIAQPDAAPRIWTLHHDIVRVTRRGEELLALRGYTAQIVSELAAIGQPAPWEAVARELWRDDADSMMVRRRWDMALGRLRHKLREAGLPIDLVRADGAGNVELHVPSSDRVEDRS from the coding sequence GTGCGCGCCCGCGTTCGCGTTCAGACGGCCGATGGGACGGAGACCGATCTCGCGCCCGGAGACATCATCGGGCGGCTGCCGTTCGCGGCGCTGCATCTGGCCGATCCCCGGGTGAGCGAGGCGCACGCGATGGTCAGCCTGCGCGCAGGCGAGCTGGCGTTGCTCGCGCTTCGACGGCGTTTCGGCGTCGACGGGCGCGCACGCAGCGACGTCGTGCTCGAGCCAGGGTTGGAGGTCTCGATCGGCGAGGGGCTCACCCTGCTCGTCGTCGAGGTCGCGCTGCCCGATGAGGTCCTGGCCCTCACCGCGCCCGGCCTGCCCACCGTGCCGTTGCCTCCGGTGCTCTCGCTCTTCGGCGGCGACCCCCCGCGGGTCCGCCCGCGCTTCGAGGGCGACGCGGCGGCGGTGATCTTCAGCCAGGGTGCGCGCTTTCGCGTGCGGATTGGGGGCGCGACGCGAGAGATCGCGGCGGGCGACACGCTCGAGCTGGCCGGCACCCGCTTCTCCGTCGTGTCCGTGCCCCTACGCGAGGCGGAGGCGGCGCGCACGATCGCGCAGCCCGACGCTGCCCCCCGCATCTGGACGCTGCACCACGACATCGTTCGCGTCACGCGGCGAGGAGAGGAGCTGCTCGCCTTGCGCGGCTACACCGCCCAGATCGTGAGTGAGTTGGCGGCGATCGGGCAACCCGCGCCGTGGGAGGCGGTGGCGCGCGAGCTCTGGCGGGACGACGCGGACTCCATGATGGTGCGGCGTCGATGGGACATGGCCCTCGGCCGTCTCCGGCACAAGCTGCGCGAGGCGGGACTGCCGATAGACCTCGTCCGCGCGGACGGGGCGGGCAACGTGGAGCTGCACGTCCCGAGCTCGGACCGGGTCGAGGATCGATCCTGA